In Neofelis nebulosa isolate mNeoNeb1 chromosome 10, mNeoNeb1.pri, whole genome shotgun sequence, one DNA window encodes the following:
- the RNF26 gene encoding E3 ubiquitin-protein ligase RNF26: MEAVYLIVNGVGLVLDLLTLVLDLNFLLVSSLLASLAWLLAFIYNLPHTVLTSLLHLGRGVLLSLLALIEALVRFTFGGLQALCTLMYSCCSGLESLKLLGHLASHGALRSREILHRGVLNVVSSSHALLRQACDICAIAMSLVAYVINSLVNICLIGTQNLFSLMLALWDAVMGPLWRMTDVVAAFLAHISSSAVAMAILLWTPCQLALELLASAARLLASFVLVNVTGLVLLACVLAVMVTVLHPDLTLRLATRALGQLHARPSYHRLREDVVRLSRLALDLEAWRRVWSRSLQLATWPNRGGAPGAPQGGPRRAPSARTWRQDTLPETGPRSEAEEEEVGTVRATAARGRERLNEDEPVAGQDPWKLLKEQEERKKCVICQDQSKTVLLLPCRHLCLCQACTEILMRHPIYHRNCPLCRRGILQTLNVYL; this comes from the coding sequence ATGGAGGCTGTGTACCTGATAGTGAATGGGGTGGGCCTTGTGCTGGACCTGCTGACCTTGGTGTTGGATCTCAACTTCCTGCTGGTGTCCTCCCTCCTGGCTTCTCTGGCCTGGCTCCTGGCCTTCATCTACAACCTGCCACACACGGTACTGACTAGTCTTCTGCACTTGGGCCGCGGAGTCCTGCTTTCACTGCTGGCCTTGATCGAAGCCTTGGTCCGGTTCACCTTTGGGGGCTTGCAGGCCTTGTGTACTCTGATGTATAGCTGCTGCTCTGGCCTGGAGAGCTTAaagctcctggggcacctggcctCTCACGGGGCACTGAGGAGCCGGGAGATACTGCACCGGGGTGTCCTCAACGTGGTCTCCAGTAGCCATGCTTTGCTGCGCCAGGCCTGTGACATCTGTGCCATTGCCATGAGCCTGGTGGCCTACGTGATCAACAGTCTGGTCAACATCTGTCTCATTGGCACTCAGAACCTTTTCTCCCTGATGCTGGCCCTGTGGGATGCCGTGATGGGGCCACTGTGGAGGATGACGGACGTTGTAGCTGCCTTCCTAGCCCACATTTCCAGCAGTGCTGTGGCCATGGCCATCCTCCTCTGGACCCCCTGCCAACTAGCACTGGAGCTCCTAGCGTCAGCTGCCCGCCTCCTGGCCAGCTTCGTGCTTGTCAATGTCACCGGCCTGGTGCTGCTGGCTTGTGTGCTGGCGGTGATGGTGACCGTGTTGCACCCGGACCTCACTCTGAGACTGGCCACCCGGGCACTCGGTCAGCTCCATGCCCGGCCATCCTACCACCGGCTGCGAGAGGACGTCGTGCGGCTATCTCGCCTGGCACTGGACTTGGAGGCCTGGCGCCGGGTCTGGAGCCGCAGCCTGCAGCTGGCCACCTGGCCGAACCGGGGAGGGGCCCCCGGGGCTCCTCAGGGTGGCCCGAGGAGGGCGCCCTCGGCCAGGACCTGGCGACAGGACACTCTTCCTGAAACAGGGCCCAGAtcagaggcagaagaggaggaggtcGGGACGGTCAGAGCAACAGCTGCCCGCGGCCGGGAGAGGCTCAATGAGGATGAGCCCGTAGCTGGGCAAGACCCATGGAAGTTGCTCAAGGAGCAAGAGGAGCGGAAGAAGTGTGTCATCTGCCAGGACCAGAGCAAGACGGTGCTGCTGCTGCCCTGTCGGCACCTGTGCCTGTGCCAGGCTTGCACTGAAATCCTGATGCGCCACCCCATCTACCACCGCAACTGTCCACTCTGCCGCCGGGGCATTCTGCAGACCCTCAATGTCTACCTCTGA
- the MFRP gene encoding membrane frizzled-related protein isoform X4, translated as MKECSDIILCAEATELSKTEFCNPAFEPESGPPPPAFREDASCSVPAPWHGRRPRGLQPDCHFSWLCVLLLASLLLLLLGLLVAIILAPCGGLLPGPRGFFSSPNYPDPYPPNAHCVWHIQVAAGHAVQLKIEALSMESVASCLFDRLEISPEPEGPLLRVCGKVPPPTLNTNASRLRVAFVSDSSVEGSGFHAWYQAVTPGNGNCAHDEFPCDQLVCLLPDSMCDGFANCADGSDEANCSTKLLGCGGNLTGLQGNFSAPSYLQRYPHQQLCTWHISVPAGRGVELQLHNFSLEAQDECELDYVAVYETSTSGALGLLGRFCGAEPPPRLISSSHQLVVLFRTDRGISSGGFSATYRALSATENPCGPGEFSCRDGGCKSLQWMCDTWRDCTDSSNGNCTSPLLPPPELACEPVQVEMCIGLSYNATAFPNIWVGMATQEEVMEVLRSYKSLTSLPCYQNFRRLLCGLLVPHCTPTGSVLPPCRSVCQEAELQCQSGLALLGTPWPFNCNRLPEAAGLEACAQP; from the exons ATGAAGGAATGCTCAGATATCATCCTCTGTGCGGAGGCGACAGAGCTGAGCAAG ACTGAGTTCTGCAATCCTGCTTTTGAGCCTGAATCAGGGCCTCCCCCACCGGCCTTCCGGGAGGATGCCAGCTGCAGCGTCCCGGCTCCCTGGCATG GTCGGCGGCCCCGAGGGCTGCAGCCAGATTGTCACTTCTCCTGGCTCTGTGTCCTCCTGCTGGCCAGCCTCCTGCTCCTGCTGCTCGGGCTTCTGGTGGCCATCATTCTAGCCC CCTGTGGGGGCCTCCTCCCTGGCCCAAGGGGCTTCTTCAGCAGCCCCAACTACCCAGACCCTTACCCACCCAACGCCCACTGCGTGTGGCATATCCAGGTGGCCGCAGGCCATGCAGTACAACTCAAGATTGAAGCGCTCAGCATGGAAAGCGTGGCCTCCTGTCTTTTCGATCGTTTGGAAATCTCCCCTGAGCCTGAGGGCCCCCTCCTCAG AGTGTGTGGGAAGGTGCCTCCCCCTACACTCAACACCAACGCCAGCCGCCTCCGGGTGGCCTTCGTCTCTGACAGCAGTGTGGAAGGATCTGGTTTCCATGCCTGGTACCAGGCTGTGACCCCCGGGAACG GGAACTGTGCTCATGACGAGTTCCCCTGTGACCAGCTCGTCTGCCTGCTACCTGACTCAATGTGTGACGGTTTTGCCAACTGTGCTGACGGCAGCGATGAGGCCAACTGCAGCACCAAGCTCTTGG GGTGTGGGGGGAATCTGACTGGGCTCCAGGGAAATTTCTCTGCTCCCAGCTACCTGCAGAGGTACCCTCACCAACAG CTTTGCACCTGGCATATCTCGGTGCCTGCGGGACGTGGCGTGGAATTGCAGTTGCACAACTTCAGCCTAGAAGCTCAGGACGAGTGCGAGCTGGACTACGTGGCGGTGTATGAGACCAGCACCTCAGGGGCCCTGGGCCTCCTGGGCAG GTTCTGTGGAGCGGAGCCACCACCTCGCCTCATCTCCTCCAGCCACCAGCTGGTGGTGCTCTTTAGGACAGACCGTGGCATCAGCAGTGGGGGCTTCTCTGCCACCTACAGGGCCCTCAGTGCCACAGAGA ACCCCTGTGGGCCCGGGGAGTTCTCCTGCCGCGATGGAGGGTGTAAGAGTCTGCAGTGGATGTGTGACACGTGGAGAGACTGCACAGATAGCAGCAATGGCAACTGCACCAGCCCCTTGCTCCCGCCCCCAG AGCTGGCCTGTGAACCCGTCCAGGTGGAGATGTGCATCGGCCTGAGCTACAACGCCACAGCCTTCCCTAACATCTGGGTGGGCATGGCCACCCAGGAGGAAGTGATGGAGGTCCTCAGAAGTTACAAG agcctgacaagtcTACCCTGTTACCAGAACTTCCGGAGGCTCCTCTGTGGGCTGCTTGTGCCCCACTGCACCCCCACAGGCAGCGTCCTTCCCCCTTGCCGCTCTGTCTGCCAGGAGGCAGAGCTCCAGTGCCAGTCCGGCCTGGCTCTACTGGGCACCCCCTGGCCTTTCAACTGCAACAGGCTGCCTGAGGCGGCTGGCCTGGAGGCTTGTGCCCAGCCCTGA
- the MFRP gene encoding membrane frizzled-related protein isoform X2, which produces MKECSDIILCAEATELSKTEFCNPAFEPESGPPPPAFREDASCSVPAPWHGRRPRGLQPDCHFSWLCVLLLASLLLLLLGLLVAIILAQLQTTPLPGASYHPLPPQGFTTTTTTTTTTTTPTPSPATGNPKGQLKEAGMSPSPQSSCGGLLPGPRGFFSSPNYPDPYPPNAHCVWHIQVAAGHAVQLKIEALSMESVASCLFDRLEISPEPEGPLLRVCGKVPPPTLNTNASRLRVAFVSDSSVEGSGFHAWYQAVTPGNGNCAHDEFPCDQLVCLLPDSMCDGFANCADGSDEANCSTKLLGCGGNLTGLQGNFSAPSYLQRYPHQQEKACPCSAQSLCSTLPFCGRFCGAEPPPRLISSSHQLVVLFRTDRGISSGGFSATYRALSATENPCGPGEFSCRDGGCKSLQWMCDTWRDCTDSSNGNCTSPLLPPPELACEPVQVEMCIGLSYNATAFPNIWVGMATQEEVMEVLRSYKSLTSLPCYQNFRRLLCGLLVPHCTPTGSVLPPCRSVCQEAELQCQSGLALLGTPWPFNCNRLPEAAGLEACAQP; this is translated from the exons ATGAAGGAATGCTCAGATATCATCCTCTGTGCGGAGGCGACAGAGCTGAGCAAG ACTGAGTTCTGCAATCCTGCTTTTGAGCCTGAATCAGGGCCTCCCCCACCGGCCTTCCGGGAGGATGCCAGCTGCAGCGTCCCGGCTCCCTGGCATG GTCGGCGGCCCCGAGGGCTGCAGCCAGATTGTCACTTCTCCTGGCTCTGTGTCCTCCTGCTGGCCAGCCTCCTGCTCCTGCTGCTCGGGCTTCTGGTGGCCATCATTCTAGCCC AGCTGCAGACTACACCCCTGCCCGGGGCCTCCTATCACCCACTGCCCCCCCAAggcttcaccaccaccaccaccaccaccaccaccaccaccactcccaccccctctccagcAACAGGGAACCCTAAAGGACAGCTGAAGGAGGCAGGCATGAGCCCCTCACCGCAGTCCT CCTGTGGGGGCCTCCTCCCTGGCCCAAGGGGCTTCTTCAGCAGCCCCAACTACCCAGACCCTTACCCACCCAACGCCCACTGCGTGTGGCATATCCAGGTGGCCGCAGGCCATGCAGTACAACTCAAGATTGAAGCGCTCAGCATGGAAAGCGTGGCCTCCTGTCTTTTCGATCGTTTGGAAATCTCCCCTGAGCCTGAGGGCCCCCTCCTCAG AGTGTGTGGGAAGGTGCCTCCCCCTACACTCAACACCAACGCCAGCCGCCTCCGGGTGGCCTTCGTCTCTGACAGCAGTGTGGAAGGATCTGGTTTCCATGCCTGGTACCAGGCTGTGACCCCCGGGAACG GGAACTGTGCTCATGACGAGTTCCCCTGTGACCAGCTCGTCTGCCTGCTACCTGACTCAATGTGTGACGGTTTTGCCAACTGTGCTGACGGCAGCGATGAGGCCAACTGCAGCACCAAGCTCTTGG GGTGTGGGGGGAATCTGACTGGGCTCCAGGGAAATTTCTCTGCTCCCAGCTACCTGCAGAGGTACCCTCACCAACAG GAAAAGGCTTGTCCTTGCTCAGCCCAAAGCCTTTGTTCCACATTGCCCTTCTGCGGAAG GTTCTGTGGAGCGGAGCCACCACCTCGCCTCATCTCCTCCAGCCACCAGCTGGTGGTGCTCTTTAGGACAGACCGTGGCATCAGCAGTGGGGGCTTCTCTGCCACCTACAGGGCCCTCAGTGCCACAGAGA ACCCCTGTGGGCCCGGGGAGTTCTCCTGCCGCGATGGAGGGTGTAAGAGTCTGCAGTGGATGTGTGACACGTGGAGAGACTGCACAGATAGCAGCAATGGCAACTGCACCAGCCCCTTGCTCCCGCCCCCAG AGCTGGCCTGTGAACCCGTCCAGGTGGAGATGTGCATCGGCCTGAGCTACAACGCCACAGCCTTCCCTAACATCTGGGTGGGCATGGCCACCCAGGAGGAAGTGATGGAGGTCCTCAGAAGTTACAAG agcctgacaagtcTACCCTGTTACCAGAACTTCCGGAGGCTCCTCTGTGGGCTGCTTGTGCCCCACTGCACCCCCACAGGCAGCGTCCTTCCCCCTTGCCGCTCTGTCTGCCAGGAGGCAGAGCTCCAGTGCCAGTCCGGCCTGGCTCTACTGGGCACCCCCTGGCCTTTCAACTGCAACAGGCTGCCTGAGGCGGCTGGCCTGGAGGCTTGTGCCCAGCCCTGA
- the MFRP gene encoding membrane frizzled-related protein isoform X3, giving the protein MKECSDIILCAEATELSKTEFCNPAFEPESGPPPPAFREDASCSVPAPWHGRRPRGLQPDCHFSWLCVLLLASLLLLLLGLLVAIILAQLQTTPLPGASYHPLPPQGFTTTTTTTTTTTTPTPSPATGNPKGQLKEAGMSPSPQSSCGGLLPGPRGFFSSPNYPDPYPPNAHCVWHIQVAAGHAVQLKIEALSMESVASCLFDRLEISPEPEGPLLRVCGKVPPPTLNTNASRLRVAFVSDSSVEGSGFHAWYQAVTPGNGCGGNLTGLQGNFSAPSYLQRYPHQQLCTWHISVPAGRGVELQLHNFSLEAQDECELDYVAVYETSTSGALGLLGRFCGAEPPPRLISSSHQLVVLFRTDRGISSGGFSATYRALSATENPCGPGEFSCRDGGCKSLQWMCDTWRDCTDSSNGNCTSPLLPPPELACEPVQVEMCIGLSYNATAFPNIWVGMATQEEVMEVLRSYKSLTSLPCYQNFRRLLCGLLVPHCTPTGSVLPPCRSVCQEAELQCQSGLALLGTPWPFNCNRLPEAAGLEACAQP; this is encoded by the exons ATGAAGGAATGCTCAGATATCATCCTCTGTGCGGAGGCGACAGAGCTGAGCAAG ACTGAGTTCTGCAATCCTGCTTTTGAGCCTGAATCAGGGCCTCCCCCACCGGCCTTCCGGGAGGATGCCAGCTGCAGCGTCCCGGCTCCCTGGCATG GTCGGCGGCCCCGAGGGCTGCAGCCAGATTGTCACTTCTCCTGGCTCTGTGTCCTCCTGCTGGCCAGCCTCCTGCTCCTGCTGCTCGGGCTTCTGGTGGCCATCATTCTAGCCC AGCTGCAGACTACACCCCTGCCCGGGGCCTCCTATCACCCACTGCCCCCCCAAggcttcaccaccaccaccaccaccaccaccaccaccaccactcccaccccctctccagcAACAGGGAACCCTAAAGGACAGCTGAAGGAGGCAGGCATGAGCCCCTCACCGCAGTCCT CCTGTGGGGGCCTCCTCCCTGGCCCAAGGGGCTTCTTCAGCAGCCCCAACTACCCAGACCCTTACCCACCCAACGCCCACTGCGTGTGGCATATCCAGGTGGCCGCAGGCCATGCAGTACAACTCAAGATTGAAGCGCTCAGCATGGAAAGCGTGGCCTCCTGTCTTTTCGATCGTTTGGAAATCTCCCCTGAGCCTGAGGGCCCCCTCCTCAG AGTGTGTGGGAAGGTGCCTCCCCCTACACTCAACACCAACGCCAGCCGCCTCCGGGTGGCCTTCGTCTCTGACAGCAGTGTGGAAGGATCTGGTTTCCATGCCTGGTACCAGGCTGTGACCCCCGGGAACG GGTGTGGGGGGAATCTGACTGGGCTCCAGGGAAATTTCTCTGCTCCCAGCTACCTGCAGAGGTACCCTCACCAACAG CTTTGCACCTGGCATATCTCGGTGCCTGCGGGACGTGGCGTGGAATTGCAGTTGCACAACTTCAGCCTAGAAGCTCAGGACGAGTGCGAGCTGGACTACGTGGCGGTGTATGAGACCAGCACCTCAGGGGCCCTGGGCCTCCTGGGCAG GTTCTGTGGAGCGGAGCCACCACCTCGCCTCATCTCCTCCAGCCACCAGCTGGTGGTGCTCTTTAGGACAGACCGTGGCATCAGCAGTGGGGGCTTCTCTGCCACCTACAGGGCCCTCAGTGCCACAGAGA ACCCCTGTGGGCCCGGGGAGTTCTCCTGCCGCGATGGAGGGTGTAAGAGTCTGCAGTGGATGTGTGACACGTGGAGAGACTGCACAGATAGCAGCAATGGCAACTGCACCAGCCCCTTGCTCCCGCCCCCAG AGCTGGCCTGTGAACCCGTCCAGGTGGAGATGTGCATCGGCCTGAGCTACAACGCCACAGCCTTCCCTAACATCTGGGTGGGCATGGCCACCCAGGAGGAAGTGATGGAGGTCCTCAGAAGTTACAAG agcctgacaagtcTACCCTGTTACCAGAACTTCCGGAGGCTCCTCTGTGGGCTGCTTGTGCCCCACTGCACCCCCACAGGCAGCGTCCTTCCCCCTTGCCGCTCTGTCTGCCAGGAGGCAGAGCTCCAGTGCCAGTCCGGCCTGGCTCTACTGGGCACCCCCTGGCCTTTCAACTGCAACAGGCTGCCTGAGGCGGCTGGCCTGGAGGCTTGTGCCCAGCCCTGA
- the MFRP gene encoding membrane frizzled-related protein isoform X1, with protein MKECSDIILCAEATELSKTEFCNPAFEPESGPPPPAFREDASCSVPAPWHGRRPRGLQPDCHFSWLCVLLLASLLLLLLGLLVAIILAQLQTTPLPGASYHPLPPQGFTTTTTTTTTTTTPTPSPATGNPKGQLKEAGMSPSPQSSCGGLLPGPRGFFSSPNYPDPYPPNAHCVWHIQVAAGHAVQLKIEALSMESVASCLFDRLEISPEPEGPLLRVCGKVPPPTLNTNASRLRVAFVSDSSVEGSGFHAWYQAVTPGNGNCAHDEFPCDQLVCLLPDSMCDGFANCADGSDEANCSTKLLGCGGNLTGLQGNFSAPSYLQRYPHQQLCTWHISVPAGRGVELQLHNFSLEAQDECELDYVAVYETSTSGALGLLGRFCGAEPPPRLISSSHQLVVLFRTDRGISSGGFSATYRALSATENPCGPGEFSCRDGGCKSLQWMCDTWRDCTDSSNGNCTSPLLPPPELACEPVQVEMCIGLSYNATAFPNIWVGMATQEEVMEVLRSYKSLTSLPCYQNFRRLLCGLLVPHCTPTGSVLPPCRSVCQEAELQCQSGLALLGTPWPFNCNRLPEAAGLEACAQP; from the exons ATGAAGGAATGCTCAGATATCATCCTCTGTGCGGAGGCGACAGAGCTGAGCAAG ACTGAGTTCTGCAATCCTGCTTTTGAGCCTGAATCAGGGCCTCCCCCACCGGCCTTCCGGGAGGATGCCAGCTGCAGCGTCCCGGCTCCCTGGCATG GTCGGCGGCCCCGAGGGCTGCAGCCAGATTGTCACTTCTCCTGGCTCTGTGTCCTCCTGCTGGCCAGCCTCCTGCTCCTGCTGCTCGGGCTTCTGGTGGCCATCATTCTAGCCC AGCTGCAGACTACACCCCTGCCCGGGGCCTCCTATCACCCACTGCCCCCCCAAggcttcaccaccaccaccaccaccaccaccaccaccaccactcccaccccctctccagcAACAGGGAACCCTAAAGGACAGCTGAAGGAGGCAGGCATGAGCCCCTCACCGCAGTCCT CCTGTGGGGGCCTCCTCCCTGGCCCAAGGGGCTTCTTCAGCAGCCCCAACTACCCAGACCCTTACCCACCCAACGCCCACTGCGTGTGGCATATCCAGGTGGCCGCAGGCCATGCAGTACAACTCAAGATTGAAGCGCTCAGCATGGAAAGCGTGGCCTCCTGTCTTTTCGATCGTTTGGAAATCTCCCCTGAGCCTGAGGGCCCCCTCCTCAG AGTGTGTGGGAAGGTGCCTCCCCCTACACTCAACACCAACGCCAGCCGCCTCCGGGTGGCCTTCGTCTCTGACAGCAGTGTGGAAGGATCTGGTTTCCATGCCTGGTACCAGGCTGTGACCCCCGGGAACG GGAACTGTGCTCATGACGAGTTCCCCTGTGACCAGCTCGTCTGCCTGCTACCTGACTCAATGTGTGACGGTTTTGCCAACTGTGCTGACGGCAGCGATGAGGCCAACTGCAGCACCAAGCTCTTGG GGTGTGGGGGGAATCTGACTGGGCTCCAGGGAAATTTCTCTGCTCCCAGCTACCTGCAGAGGTACCCTCACCAACAG CTTTGCACCTGGCATATCTCGGTGCCTGCGGGACGTGGCGTGGAATTGCAGTTGCACAACTTCAGCCTAGAAGCTCAGGACGAGTGCGAGCTGGACTACGTGGCGGTGTATGAGACCAGCACCTCAGGGGCCCTGGGCCTCCTGGGCAG GTTCTGTGGAGCGGAGCCACCACCTCGCCTCATCTCCTCCAGCCACCAGCTGGTGGTGCTCTTTAGGACAGACCGTGGCATCAGCAGTGGGGGCTTCTCTGCCACCTACAGGGCCCTCAGTGCCACAGAGA ACCCCTGTGGGCCCGGGGAGTTCTCCTGCCGCGATGGAGGGTGTAAGAGTCTGCAGTGGATGTGTGACACGTGGAGAGACTGCACAGATAGCAGCAATGGCAACTGCACCAGCCCCTTGCTCCCGCCCCCAG AGCTGGCCTGTGAACCCGTCCAGGTGGAGATGTGCATCGGCCTGAGCTACAACGCCACAGCCTTCCCTAACATCTGGGTGGGCATGGCCACCCAGGAGGAAGTGATGGAGGTCCTCAGAAGTTACAAG agcctgacaagtcTACCCTGTTACCAGAACTTCCGGAGGCTCCTCTGTGGGCTGCTTGTGCCCCACTGCACCCCCACAGGCAGCGTCCTTCCCCCTTGCCGCTCTGTCTGCCAGGAGGCAGAGCTCCAGTGCCAGTCCGGCCTGGCTCTACTGGGCACCCCCTGGCCTTTCAACTGCAACAGGCTGCCTGAGGCGGCTGGCCTGGAGGCTTGTGCCCAGCCCTGA
- the C1QTNF5 gene encoding complement C1q tumor necrosis factor-related protein 5, which yields MRPLVAVLLLGLAAGSPPLDDNKIPSLCPGHPGLPGTPGHHGSQGLPGRDGRDGRDGAPGVPGEKGEGGRPGLPGPRGEPGPRGEAGPAGATGPAGECSVPPRSAFSAKRSESRVPPPSDAPLPFDRVLVNEQGHYDATTGKFTCQVPGVYYFAVHATVYRASLQFDLVKNGESIASFFQFFGGWPKPASLSGGAMVRLEPEDQVWVQVGVGDYIGIYASIKTDSTFSGFLVYSDWHNSPVFA from the exons ATGAGGCCGCTCGTCGCCGTGCTGCTCCTGGGCCTGGCGGCCGGCTCGCCCCCGCTGGACGACAACAAGATCCCCAGCCTGTGTCCGGGGCACCCCGGCCTCCCCGGCACGCCGGGCCACCACGGCAGCCAGGGCCTGCCCGGCCGCGACGGCCGCGACGGGCGAGACGGCGCGCCCGGGGTTCCGGGAGAGAAAGGCGAGGGCGGGAGGCCAG GACTGCCGGGGCCCCGGGGGGAGCCCGGGCCGCGAGGAGAGGCGGGACCCGCGGGGGCGACCGGGCCTGCGGGCGAGTGCTCAGTACCTCCGCGCTCCGCCTTCAGCGCCAAGCGCTCGGAGAGCCGGGTGCCTCCGCCGTCGGACGCGCCCCTACCCTTCGACCGCGTGCTGGTGAACGAGCAGGGACATTACGACGCCACCACCGGCAAGTTCACCTGCCAGGTGCCCGGGGTCTACTACTTCGCGGTCCACGCCACCGTCTACCGGGCTAGCCTGCAGTTCGATCTGGTCAAGAACGGCGAGTCCATCGCctctttcttccagttttttggAGGGTGGCCCAAGCCAGCCTCGCTGTCCGGGGGCGCCATGGTGAGGCTGGAGCCAGAGGACCAGGTGTGGGTGCAGGTGGGCGTGGGTGATTACATTGGCATCTATGCCAGCATCAAGACAGACAGCACCTTCTCGGGGTTTCTGGTGTATTCTGACTGGCACAACTCCCCTGTCTTCGCTTGA